The Chloroflexota bacterium genome includes a window with the following:
- a CDS encoding acyl-CoA dehydrogenase: MQYITTPEQEKFRQSIRKLAEEKIAPRSAEIDRTGEFPWDIFELFKANNLFSLHLPKECGGTDKDMLTCCIFSEEISRVDPSCSNIVGSSWLAAEPILIAGSPEQKLKHLTPLAKGEGTFAFGLTERKAGSDAAAMESVARLEGSKYILNGSKCFITNGNVAITYTIFAKTDPDKGVRGISAFIVPRKTPGLSIGKLEDKMGIRGSQVSELIFENCPVPAENLLGEAGRGFTYAMMTLDRTRPVIGAQAVGIAQGVLDYVTKYAKERVQFNAPIANLQGVQFMLADMAIQVEAARAIVYRAASAIDNKVPNLSYISAISKTFASDVAMRVTTDAVQVMGGYGYIKDHPVERMMRDAKITQIYEGTNQVQRVVISRAMLA, from the coding sequence ATGCAATATATAACCACCCCGGAGCAGGAGAAATTCCGCCAGAGCATACGTAAGCTAGCAGAGGAAAAGATAGCCCCGCGCTCTGCAGAGATCGACCGCACGGGAGAGTTCCCCTGGGATATTTTTGAGCTGTTCAAGGCTAACAACCTGTTCAGCTTGCATCTACCCAAGGAGTGCGGTGGCACGGATAAAGATATGTTAACCTGCTGCATCTTCAGCGAAGAGATATCCCGCGTTGACCCCAGTTGTTCCAACATCGTTGGTTCGAGCTGGCTTGCCGCTGAACCGATACTCATCGCCGGAAGTCCGGAGCAAAAGTTAAAACACCTGACTCCTTTGGCCAAGGGTGAAGGGACATTTGCTTTCGGGCTCACCGAGCGCAAAGCCGGCTCCGACGCCGCTGCCATGGAGAGCGTGGCCAGATTAGAGGGAAGCAAATACATACTTAACGGTTCCAAATGCTTCATCACCAATGGTAACGTGGCCATCACCTATACTATCTTCGCTAAAACAGACCCGGATAAAGGTGTGCGCGGCATCTCGGCCTTCATCGTCCCCAGAAAAACCCCCGGCTTGTCCATTGGAAAGTTGGAGGACAAGATGGGGATTAGAGGTTCGCAGGTGTCTGAACTCATCTTCGAGAACTGCCCCGTGCCCGCCGAGAACCTGCTGGGTGAGGCGGGCAGAGGCTTCACATATGCCATGATGACGCTGGACCGCACACGGCCGGTGATAGGTGCACAAGCAGTAGGCATTGCACAGGGGGTGCTGGACTATGTGACCAAATATGCCAAGGAAAGAGTCCAGTTCAATGCACCCATCGCCAATCTGCAGGGAGTCCAGTTTATGCTCGCCGATATGGCTATTCAGGTCGAGGCAGCGCGCGCCATTGTCTACCGGGCGGCATCAGCCATCGACAACAAAGTTCCTAATCTTAGCTATATCTCGGCGATATCGAAGACATTTGCTTCTGATGTAGCCATGAGGGTAACCACCGACGCCGTGCAGGTTATGGGCGGCTATGGTTATATAAAGGACCACCCGGTGGAGAGGATGATGCGGGATGCCAAGATAACTCAGATTTACGAGGGCACCAACCAGGTCCAAAGGGTGGTCATCTCGCGTGCCATGCTCGCTTAA